Proteins encoded within one genomic window of Lynx canadensis isolate LIC74 chromosome B4, mLynCan4.pri.v2, whole genome shotgun sequence:
- the DUSP6 gene encoding dual specificity protein phosphatase 6 gives MIDTLRPVPFASEMAISKTVAWLNEQLELGNERLLLMDCRPQELYESSHIESAINVAIPGIMLRRLQKGNLPVRALFTRGEDRDRFTRRCGTDTVVLYDESSSDWNENTGGESVLGLLLKKLKDEGCRAFYLEGGFSKFQAEFALHCETNLDGSCSSSSPPLPVLGLGGLRISSDSSSDIESDLDRDPNSATDSDGSPLSNSQPSFPVEILPFLYLGCAKDSTNLDVLEEFGIKYILNVTPNLPNLFENAGEFKYKQIPISDHWSQNLSQFFPEAISFIDEARGKNCGVLVHCLAGISRSVTVTVAYLMQKLNLSMNDAYDIVKMKKSNISPNFNFMGQLLDFERTLGLSSPCDNRAPTQQLYFTTPSNQNVYQAGSLQST, from the exons ATGATAGATACGCTCAGACCCGTGCCCTTCGCGTCGGAAATGGCGATCAGCAAGACCGTGGCGTGGCTCAATGAGCAGTTGGAGCTGGGCAACGAGCGGCTGCTGCTGATGGACTGCCGGCCGCAGGAGCTGTATGAGTCGTCGCACATCGAGTCAGCCATCAACGTGGCCATCCCGGGCATCATGCTGCGGCGCCTGCAAAAGGGCAACCTGCCGGTGCGCGCGCTCTTCACCCGTGGCGAGGACCGGGACCGCTTCACCCGGCGCTGCGGCACCGACACCGTGGTGCTTTACGACGAGAGTAGCAGCGACTGGAACGAGAACACCGGCGGCGAGTCGGTGCTTGGATTGCTGCTCAAGAAGCTCAAGGACGAGGGCTGCCGGGCGTTCTACCTGGAAG GTGGCTTCAGTAAGTTCCAAGCCGAGTTCGCCCTGCACTGCGAGACGAATCTAGACGGCTCATGTAGCAGCAGCTCGCCACCGTTGCCAGTGCTGGGGCTCGGGGGCCTGCGGATCAGCTCTGACTCCTCCTCGGACATTGAGTCTGACCTTGACCGAGACCCCAATAGTGCAACGGACTCGGATGGCAGCCCGCTGTCCAACAGCCAGCCTTCTTTCCCCGTGGAGATCTTGCCCTTCCTCTATTTGGGCTGTGCCAAGGACTCCACCAACCTGGACGTGTTGGAGGAGTTCGGCATCAAGTACATCTTGAACGTCACCCCCAATTTGCCGAATCTCTTTGAGAACGCAGGAGAGTTTAAATACAAGCAGATCCCCATCTCGGATCACTGGAGTCAAAACCTGTCCCAGTTTTTCCCTGAGGCCATTTCTTTCATAG ATGAAGCCCGGGGCAAAAACTGTGGCGTCTTGGTGCATTGCCTGGCTGGCATCAGCCGTTCGGTCACTGTAACTGTGGCTTATCTTATGCAGAAGCTCAATCTGTCAATGAACGATGCTTATGACATTGTCAAGATGAAGAAATCCAACATCTCGCCCAACTTCAACTTCATGGGCCAGCTGCTGGACTTCGAGAGGACGCTTGGACTCAGCAGCCCCTGTGACAATCGGGCCCCCACGCAGCAGCTCTATTTCACCACCCCCTCCAACCAGAACGTCTACCAGGCGGGCTCCCTGCAATCCACGTGA